CAGCTGTTCCGCCTGCAAGCGCTCGAACTCGGTCACCAGCCCCCTCGCCGGCGCGGTGCTCTGGGAAACGAAGCGTGCCGTGGTCTTGACTCGCACCCGCGCCGGGGGTCCGGCCGTCCGCCACATCAACCAGCCGACGAAATCCCGGCGGTAGTGCTCCGGCGCCGGTCCGCCGCGCCGGCGCCCTTCGGCGAGGGCAGCCTCGACAAGCGGTCGAAAGCCCTCGGTCGTCAAGTTCAGGTGGCCGACACACTCGGCGATGGACCAGCGCTCCGGCGCGGGTCGCTCCGCCCAGCGTTCCGCAGGCACGGTCTCCAACAGGCGGCGCAGGCGTACCCCGGCGCTCTCGTATTCATCCGTGATCGCTTGCAACTGTGGGTGCACCGGGCGTCCTCCGCGTCGTCGCAGATTCTCGACGCCGAGAGCCTTGGTGGCAACCCCGACGGCGACTTCTCTGCAGCGCCTGGCGCGTGTACCCTCCCCGCCGGGGAGCGGGGACGACTCGAGAGGTCGCAAGAGAGCAAGGCAGGTCGCCGAAGAGGAGAGTTGCATGACCGCGCCGAGGATGCGCAAGGAAAAGGACTCGATGGGCGAACTGGAAGTGCCGGCATCGGCCTACTACGGGGCGACGACCCAACGGGCGCTGTTGAACTTCCCGATCAGCGGTCTCCGCTTCGGCAGGTCGTTCATTCGCGCCATCGGTCAGATCAAACAGGCCGCCGCCGAGGTCAACAAGGATCTCGGTCAGCTCGAGGCGAAGCTGGCGGAGGCGATCGTTGCGGCGTCGCAGAAGGTGATCGACGGCAAGCACGACGTGGACTTCCCGATCGACATCTATCAGACCGGGTCCGGGACCTCGACGAACATGAACGCCAACGAGGTGATCGCGAACGTCGCCAACGAGGCGTTGGGC
The sequence above is a segment of the Candidatus Krumholzibacteriia bacterium genome. Coding sequences within it:
- a CDS encoding DinB family protein, which gives rise to MHPQLQAITDEYESAGVRLRRLLETVPAERWAERPAPERWSIAECVGHLNLTTEGFRPLVEAALAEGRRRGGPAPEHYRRDFVGWLMWRTAGPPARVRVKTTARFVSQSTAPARGLVTEFERLQAEQLRWVAAADGLPLGSLQITSPFNARLKYNLYSLLTILPRHEHRHLWQAEQAWQALQQRS